AGCACCCTCTGGTCCAGTTTCGACATTCTGCACGAGTTCTCACCTAACATCCGTTAGAAATCTGAGGGCCATAGGATTAAAACGATCAAATTCGTAATGTTGGAGAGGTGAACACGCAGCGTTGGCATTACTGCGTGCTAACTGGCACACCCTCCTTCTGATGGGCGAGGAAATGGGCTGCTCTCGTTTTTTTAACCATGTCATCAAGTCTGCATCTCAGTTCtcagaaagagacaaaaagagacaaaaaaagcagcagaagcacacaaaccaaaacagggTATTTTACGGCACATTAAAGCTGTGCGTTTATTATAATTTTCCTCCtaaatttgttttagtttaccCGTTCAGAATATAAATCACAtttacaagagaaaaaaaaaggtgtggaaattctttctttttttttatataaaaactaaaatttcaAAATTTTTAGATTCATTGTCCAAAAAATGTTTCAGTACAGTTTTAAAGGCTTAATgtactgctttaaaaaaaaaaaaagtgaatcacTATAAATAATTAGTGTTAGAATATAAGTTAAATGAATGGTAAATTTGGAGAAAACAGACCTAAACTCTACAGAGAGAACGGAAAAACTGAAGTCTTCAcccaaacaatgaaaaatttaATCTACATCACCAAAGGGAAaacaacaggaagcaacaccaGGCGATTAGACAGCATTCCTATTTTTACAGAGAAGAGGACGTGAGGAGAACGTCTGAGGATTTGTTGCATGTGCGGCCGTCGTACCTGCGGCAGGTAGCCGATGTCCACCTCCATGTTGCTGCTCTCGCTGGCTCCATACAGCCACTCCATGTCCACGTTTAGAGACCTGCGGCACAGTGGGACGCGTCACAGTGTGCCTGAGCCCCGCGGTGGGAGGGCGGGTGGGGGCGCTCCCGCTCACCTGTTACTGGGGACATGGAGGCGGAAGTGACGGACGTGGGAAGCATCTTTCGAGAGCACGATGTTACCGGTGAACTGACCCGGGGTGAACCAGAAGGGAAAGTTCGGGACGTCGTTGAGCTGGAACTCTGCGTGAATCCTGCATGTGTGAACAACAACGAGGAGAGACTGAGAGTCCGCGCCGGAGACGGCCATTCGGTGTGAAATGCACTGAAATGTGCATCAGTCTGTCGCTGTGTTTGCAGACTGAAAAGTTGTTTAGTCATTTCTGTGTCTGCAGCTATGATTCCCAGCCTTGCACCCCCCAAACTTCGTCTATAGGCAAGGAAAGTTTATccgtgtagcacatttcagtacaaggacaacgcaaagtgctttacttgATTAGAACATAGgagaataaaaactgaataaaagcaagtaaaaaaaaaaaaaaacagttataaaacgtagtaacaacataaaacatgggtaaatggaaactaaaagcaaatgatttaaaaaacagttggactacaaacttaaactaactatgttttagtaaaacagtttaactaaaaCAGTCACAGGtaatcctgaacaaatgtgtttttaatcttgatttaaaggagcttttttttttaaaggcagctTTTGTTCTTATAGTCCCAGCTTGGTGCGTTTGTCGTCCATCAGCCCATTGATCAACGACAAACGTTATGAGAAAGGTTTCATTAGTTCCTGTCTTCAGTCAGTGTTATATTATACATATCTGTactatatataaatatctgtacatatctgtaaaactctatagtaatatccacctgtatattatattcggtacatatccagctgtaaatttagttcacaatactagttatctctatattatactcataggataaatctatcagtaaaattctatCTATAGtagtatacatctctatatttattcagtacatatccatgtcctgtacttatggaaccactgcttattgcacttctggttagacctaaactgcatttcgttgccttttACCTGTGCCtgtataatgacaataaagtttaatctaatctaatctaatattaTTGTAATCACTCTCTAAAAATGAATGAACGCAGATAGAAAGGTCAAATCATAGATGGTTGTGTGCATTTCTGTAGCAGGAATTGATACCAGCTGCAGCTCTCATTAAAACCTGATTTCTGTAAAAGGATCTATCGCTCAGGGCCAATGTTACATCGGCAATGGCCGCCtgccaaaacaaataataacGTCAATAAATATTCATTATATGTTCCAAACAGAAGGCACTGAGGCTGGAGATAGAGAAGTTAGAGAAAGCACAGCCAAAGTGAgacgtgcccccccccccccctcaggcTGCATCCTCACCTGAAGACGACGTCATAATAAAAGTCGCTTTTGGCCCGAATGCAGGCGACGGTGCCCTGTGGTGCAAACCGGGACTTGATAAAGGGCCGAGGGTGGAACATGCTCAACAGGGAGTGGATCAGAACCTACAGCGGGACCAGAGCACCCGTCAGAACACGACGCATTCGGTGAAAATTCAAACAGACGCAGCGGCGGCGGCCGAGCACCTCTTTGCCCCTCGGAGTGGGAGGATGGTACCGGTTGTTGGGCAGGTAACCCGTGAAGATGTTGAGCTCGCTGGGGATCAGCCACCACGTGTCCCCCACCTCCCCTCTGCCCTTCGGGGGCAGGAACACTCGGAACTGGCTGGCGGGGAACGAAGAGGAGGGCACCGCAGGGCTCGTCCAGGAGCGGAGACCACTCAGAGAGCTGTGAGAAACctgcaaattaaataaataaaagattaatgcAGGCTTTtcctctgctggttctggataTTTGGACCTTTTCACACAACAGAACGTTTGGTGTTTTTCTTACTCCCAGAAAGCCGTCCCTGCTTTTCGTCATGGAGTCCAGCAGCAGAGGCTGCATCTTGGCCTCCAGAACCAAAGTCTCTCCATTTGGGTCATCAGCCACATCCTCCTCCACATCCACAGGAGCGCTGATCCCTGCGAGGAAACCACCGTCACACCGCCGTGAAAAGTATTGACACCCCCTGAACCTCTtctatctttcttttttaatgcattacaactacaaacctcagaggttttattgggattgtagGTGAAACGTATAATAATCAAGGCTTCAAGGCTGTAAAGTCAAACTCATCAGGCTTCACACCAACACACAGAGCTGTAGGTAATTTAAGGTTTAGGGTCTTGCTCAAAGGCACATCAACTTTTGGCGTCGGGAAACTAGAATTAAACCTTCAACATTCTGACTGCGAAGCGGATGTTTTGTCCCACAACTGCTCTGAAAATTAAAAGGAAGGTTTTTCCAAgtaaagatctgaaaagtgtggcatacacCTGTATTCAGCCCCCAGGAGTAAATACTTCCTAGAAGCTCCTTTAACTCCAGATTTACCCATCCAGAGACTTAAGAATGAAGTCTGTGAACATCAGCTATCGAGCTCAGATTTTCAAGTGGTTCaggttctggactttgactaggccattctaacacatgaaccAAACCAGGGGTGCCCCAGAGAGCTACTATCCTTCAACCTTTAGATTCATCGCTTCTCCAACACACTATAATCTCCTCATCAGCAGccattcagctctgcagaggcccgGAAACAAGACAATAATCTGATTCAGATGTGGTGGAGAAGCTCTAGGAGCTCTAGGAGCTTTAGCtgtttctctgctgcagctcaccctgttttaaactggaccagaactttcttCCTTCAgtgctggttgttctctaatgttctctagcaaacctctgaggtttAATTAATGCAAAcctctccagaaccagaacagccGAAGCTGTTCTTTTGAGACTGAGTTGCACACAGATGGACTCCGTCTAATTAACGAGGCAAACGGTTTCCCCAGATttcatttaggggtatcagagtaaagacgGGCTGAAACTGAATGCATACTAGCCTTTCTGGATTTTAATCAAACTGTTTCATAAAAGTCCCATAAAATAGGTTAAAGTTGTGTTTGCAACAGCAGAAAATTGTGCCGTGTGAATATTCATTATGGAGCAGAAGGGCTGGAGGGTAGACGTGACATGAAAACAGTAAAAGCTGCACCTGTGAGCTTCTCGGCGATGGGTTTGAACTCCTCGGGACTCAGGTGAAGGTCATGGTCGGTGTCCAGAgaggagaagagaaacaggccctcGGTGCCCAGAGCTCGAACGGCCTCTTCCTGATGAGCAACAGAGATTTTAGGTTTGTAATGCTGCACCAAAAAACTGGGACACTAAGTCACAACACGGGCTGAACCTCAAAaatactttagatcagaaattaTCTCATCGTGGGTGTAGCCACAAAGCGCAACctctttattaaaagaaattatcAATATTCAAAGGGAGGCTGCAGCATTCCTTCTTCCTGGATGAAGATCAGCCCAGAGGACACATTAGAGAAGAAGTTCAGCCCTTTTTCAGCCAGATGCGTGTCTGCCAGCGGCCGTACAATGGAGGGAGAGGGGGAGGGGGCGCAAAGACAACTTGGAGAGCCAGACTCCTGTAGACTCCAGGCAGTGATGTGTTTCAGCAGCTGGCTGGCAGACAGACCCTCCGACCCGCCCAATAAAACCACAGTGGGGCGAGAAAACTGCTGATGGCGCTTTAAAACGCGCCTAATGTCTGAGAACCCGCGTCCAGGTGAAGGAACGTGAGAGACACTCGTTTCTAGGATTAAATCTCAGGTCATTAAACGCGACATTTAACGCAATGATGCTCCGTGTCTGGGTCTTACGTGACGTTTGAGGAGCTGGGAATCTTGGTAGTGCTTTATCCCCAAAGCAACCAGAGGgaccccacagaccaccaggagGGTCCACATCCCTCTGCGGAACCAGGATCCAGGTCCCGGGCTCTTCTGCCCATTGTGCCCGTTCCTGCGCTCTCTCTCCGGGGACCGTTTTATCCACGTCTGCGGCCATGGTCGACCCTTCTTCAGGAGATCATTGGAGCCGGATGAGCTCCTAAACCTGCAGCCGAGGAGAAGCACCTCTTCCCCGACCCTTACTTCTGCTTCTGGCCGCTAGAAGCCCAGATTTCTTATTTCCCACATCCAGTCTGGAGCCATATGGATGCGGTTACATGCGTCAAGCTGAAGGGTTGGTCAAACCAGACGCACCGGCTATCAAATTAAAAGCACCGTAGCGAGTTCTTCTTCATGCACATTCAGGATTACCGCAAAATAAAGAACAAGCAACaacaaatgcacaaataaataaatgtcgcAGTTCACTAAAGCTTGAAacctcctttctttttcttttttttatcaaaaacaaattatttcgaTCATCCTTATTTTTGTCCAACATTACTTCCAAACAAACACAATTGATTGGCGTGAGAAGGGGTTTCACAGCCAATGGTCCTGCTGATAGCTGAAGAAAAAGCTGCAagattctgcaaaaaaaaaaaaaatagtccaaaAGGATGGGATGGTGTTGCCACCAGGGCAGAGCTCACTGgggaatggcagcaggcaggtggGAGTCTTTCTGTACACACAGTGAAGGGAGAAGGAGGACAGCAAAGAGCTGGTCctcttcaagaaaaaaaaacacaaagagtaGACTGAGACTCTGCAGAAAGCACCGGGTACACAGGTAAAGTTAAATTCCCAGAATAAGGTAGTGAAAATGATGAATGGGCCTTGTACGGGGCGTCCTGACCGGGATCACTCACAATTTGCCTAAAATCACTTTAACAAATAAAGAACGGGAGGATCTTCGAAACGTGGCCCTCCCAAAACGACCCAGAATCAGTTTTGCGAtgaacaatatattttattctatttgttacatttattttttatttaacctttatttaaccagggaaaaaaatcccattgagattaaaaacctctttttcaagggagtcctggccaagaggcagcaaaGTTTAGATTaaggtacataaaaaaaacatttcaagtaAAACAATTACGAACTGAGGCCGTCTTAAATTCTTTCATCTtcaacttaaaagcatttaaggaTAAAAACTCAGTGAACTTCCAGtctctttgtaaaaaaattcCACGCACAAAGATCTGCATAGCTAAAGTCTTTCTTCCCTAGCTCTGTGCAGCCAAAAAGAACCGTGAGCAACAGCTGATGGTTGGATCTCAGGGCACAAGAGGCCACGCTTTTCTGTGTAAGTAAGGAAAAATGTAAGAGGGCAGTGATCCAAAGAGAGCCTTGTAAATAAAAGTGTACCAATGACACTCCCTCCTCGTAGAGAGGGAAGGccacagtgatgtcatggctcTACAGTTTGTGGTGAACCTAAATGAAGCATGGTAAACAACATTTGAAGACATGAAGAAGTACTGTTCTTATAAATCTGGCCTCCTGTCACAAGGCAAAGCCACTAGGGGTCAAAGCATTTAACCTTTGGGTAGACAATCAGGAAACTGAATTAATTTAGGGGACAACTATACACAAagctctggttttattttgaagatgaACCGGAAGCTTTCCCTTTTCTGACTCCTAAATATTTCTAGCTTGAGCTGCTGGCACAGGACTCCCACTTAAAGGGGCAGGGTCTCCTCTGTCGTCCAAAGAATGTCTCCCAAACAAGCTTCAATTACACGTTTTAGTGCCAGAAAAGCAACTGCTGTTATTTGCCAAACCACTTGTCCCCGAATCAGCAGAGGCGGACATTTCTTTCCTCAGCATGCAGACATGGTGGAGATAAATATTCTGGAAATAATACCACAACCAAGATAGCTGTGAAAtcatacaaaaatgtaaaatacacGAAAAATGGAAAACACTGTGATGAATAAAGGGTCTGTTTTATGTCTTAATGGTGCTGAGGCCCTAAAGCAGGCATGCCCAAAGTGAGGCCAGGGGGCcgtttgtggcccctggactgattttgtccCCCAACTGCATGACAAGAAAGAcgtggtccaccagcacaggtggctgacgcagatggaaatgttttatttttaataaggaTAAACCTATTTACAGAGAGGTTGTGATCTTACAATTGCAAATGTTAGGTACAATGTGAggtgtttgtcttttaataaccacactttgtttttatttaactctctttaatttcataggaAATAGCACCACATATCTCCGAGGACTTTAACTCAAATGCAGAATTTTGTgtacaaaaaaagttttgaattaattcattaaaattagctaaatacagtgtttttaaaagaaatactgACCCAGATCCTGTTCTTAGATTGCtcaaaaacaattaaagaaaaatttTCTACCAAGcctaaataatttgcaaactgggttaagaaaacaaatgaacaaaattCGTTTTTAGCTTAAGGCCTACAGTGATTTATGCATCCCTTTCCCACAGAGAATCAGactattttgtttaattaaagtgATCATATtctgtagagcaggtaaaaaaaaaaaaaaaaaaaatcacaacattgcatttttttcgtttatttttcctttattaagTGTTTGGCACTCCTGTACTTTTGATTTGAAACCCCTGCCCTAAAAGGACATTGAAGGGAAattgggagagaaaaaaaaattatatatatatatatatatatatatatatatatatatatatatatatatatatatatatatatatatatatacatatttttatttcttttcattgtccctttaggggctccgtatAAAATAGTGTTCGTTGTTGTAATGTGGAAAACATCCAGGTATAtgagtacttttgcaaggtactaaATTTTGATGTTTTGAAATCTTATTTCAACTATTCTGATTCCCACAGAGGAGCGTTAATCCGTCCTTCCAGCAGCTGTAAGTCTCCAtaactgctcccaacaaactcaataactTGGAGAATCTGCTTCCAGTTGCCTTTCACTTTTCTTCTAATTagacctgaatttccccaccgAGGGAAAATAAAGGATGTTTCTATTACACGCTTTCCAAATGCTTCCCCTTTATTTCCTCCCAACTCCAAATATTAAGAATCtcgaaaattatttttttttacctaaatttATTATCTTCACATTTTTACTTTCAAAACAAATTTGTTCATATGCTAAAGCataacattaattaaaacactcAAAACGATTAACCCTCTATCTCCTTGTGTATAATTTATGATATATTTCTAAGACCCCTACCTCTTCAACAAAGTCGGTATTTTACTAAACACACAAATGAATATTTTACACACCCTtcataaaaatgctgaaaatatgaggaaaatttattttttggtctaaTGTAtcaattatgatataaagaaaTTTTGAAagcctgacagttttttttttaaacagccaaccaaaaaagatttaatttttttaaaaatgtggtttACTGACAATTACCTGCATGAATTTACAGGGTTAATGAGTTTAGCAGGTGAAATCATGGCAAttagaaaatgaagggaaattaGATACAAATCACTGTAAGAAGCACTTTACTTCTTAGAGATACATATcagaataaagaacatactgttatcagtttctttttaatccagatttggaaaatgtttgaagCGTATTCCAGACTGATTAGAAGAGCGTAAAGGATCCCTGATCGGAGAGAAACCTATAAATCGTGCCGTTTATCCCTCACATGGAGACAGAAACCTCCCTCCAGCAGAAcgtttcctcctgcagcctcccAGACGCCATATGAATCTACATGGAGTTTATTATTCTATATTCTGCTGTCACGTATGCATTTACATGGATACATGTGGCAAAAGATTATAAGCTGTCACAAAAACGCATTCACCTTTGCATCTGGCAAAAGGTGAATGCGTTGCTTTTATTATTGAGTCCATGCATTAACGTAATCAGCCGTCAGTCCATGTCCTCTTCGATGGGCTGCGTCTGCACTTCTACGGTCTTTGGTGGGATGTAGGAGCCCATCCCCGCCGCTCGCTCTGCCTCCGCCTGGGTGTACGGCTCCTCCCGCAGCTGCTTTAACCTGCGGACACACGGACAGGTGAGCTGCCGATCTCCTCCAGCTACAAAGGCAACGGCTTCTCCGGCTGACCGCCCGTCTTTCCCCGACACCGGAACCTACCGTTTCTTGTGCAATTTGGTTCTGAAGTGCTCTTTCAAGGATCTCATGTCAACAAAGTATCTCCTGCAAGACAAGAAGTTGGAGTGAATAAAGAGGTCAGCAAACACTTTGCAAATGGCATTGACGAAGGggctttataaaaatgttttattgctaAACTTCTGCATCGAATGTCATTATATCACAATAAATACAGGAGAAATGTAGGTGAAGGACACCGTTTAAACACAAAGGAGTCTAAAGTGCTTTGCAGGAGTGAAAGAGCAAAAGGTCAAGAAAATTAtactgaaaacaaacaatacatagaaaaaaataagacatctCATAAAAAGATTAATAGTCCTACTTTGAAATGGATTAccaacatgattaaaatacactAAAAGTAATCTTTGACCTTAAACATTAATGCTTTTAGTCCTGATTTAAAGGTCTATAAACACGTTAAAGTAAGAAAAAGTCCTTAGATAGAAGTAGCAGTTTTTAATTCAACAGAAAGTAGAGGAATTATAAGAAAAAACACTTATTGTGGGGGTTTTAAAAGTTCAAGCTGATGtgtttaaaagctgaaaatgatgAGTTTCTAGTTCTGACGGATTAAATGAACAGGTAAAAATTCGGATTCTCCCGTATCTGATCTGCTGATCAGAGGTGATCCATGTAAAAAGATCTAAAAAGAGATGATCGATTACGTTCTCTGGCCGTCTGAACTGTGCGTCTCTGGTTCTCtctacaggtgctggtcatatcagcaggatatcaggaaaaagttgatttttttcccccagtgattccattcaaaaagtgaaactcgtatattatattcattcattacacacatactgatatatttcaagtgtttttttttctgttcattttgattatcataactgacaactaatgaaaaccccaaattcagtatctcaaaaaattagaatattactgaagaccaaaacaaaataaaggatttccagaaatgttggccaactgaaaagtCTGAACATGAAAAGTCTGAGCATGTCCAGCAATCAGTACTTAGctggggctccttttccctgcATTACTGCAGCGATGTGGCGTGGCAtgtgtaatgaattaatatGATATACAACAtttactttttgaatggaattatggaaaaaacttttactttttcatgatattctaattaaatgaccagcacctgtactGTTTATTTATCGCTCTTCACGGGTCCTTCACACCGAATTCACAAACTTCTTCAGTTTTCAGTTCTTTACGCCGTTTTTAAAGTCTAAACTACTAAAGCTTATGAGGAATTTACAGCACGTATTTCTAGAGTATAAATACCTTCAAAATTTActctgcaaaaaaacagaaacaagaatgaAAGGAAGGGAGGTAGGACACAAAGAAGGAGCGACAGCAGGAAGGGCAGCAGAAgtagcactgcaaaaactgatctaaaaagaagtaaaatgttcttaaagttagtgtatttgtccttgatttgagcaggtaaataagattatctgccaatggaatgagtattttaacccctaaaataagataattagacatcctgcacttgaaataagatgatggagatgagttgttcctattttaagtgcaaaaatctcattccattggcaaatcatcttgtttacctgctcaaatcaaggacaaatacactaactttaagaacattttacttatttttagatccatttttgcagtgaggacGGAAGAAAGGAGGAACCTGAAAGAAGGGAAGGAGAAAGGATGGCAGGACAAAGGGAAGAAGACAAGACAGGACATAAGGATAGAAGAGATGGACGgaacaaaaaaggagaaatgaaaAGCAAGGAGGGAGGTAATTATAGGAAAGGGagaggaggcaggaaaggaAAGAAGATAGGGAGGTAGGACACGACGTAGGAAGGAAGCAGGATAACAAGGGAAGAACGAATCAACAGGAGGACCTGCTGATGGGCGGatttagtaaaacatttttacgtTTCGCTGTAAAACAAACACTGCTGGTGAATTTCCTGCCGTCTCCTCCTGGTTCTCAGGCTGGACACTTACGCGCAGTGTAGGCAGTAGTGTTGCGCACAGCCCGTCACGTCGTAGTCCACCTCCTGACGCAGCAGCCTGGCCGCCGTCTCCGGCTTCATGTCCGAGTGGATCTGGTCCAGGTCTTTGGTCCGGCGCTTCGTCTTCCACTTCTTTGAGATGTTCTTCTTCTTGTCGCTATTGTGGTTTCCTATTTGTTTGGACTTCCCCATGTTGGACCGAGCGGAGCTGGACGGAACACAAACACGTCGtgtctttaagaaaaaaagactaCAGGCGGCCTTTGTATCACATTTAGAATGTCTGCTTTACATAAATCTGAGCACATAAATCTGAAGGTGACgtaataaacacaaacatgtgGTAATATTGTCTAAAAACCTCGCAGCAGACCGACTTTCAGGCTTTGCTTACCTTCAGCACGTGTAACCTGAGGGAGACGGGATCTACTTCCGGGTGATCGCGACGGTTCGTTTGCTCACCTGTAGAGGGCGCCAAACACCAACaccgttttttttcctctgactgacattaaatcagactagacctttccttttttaaatcaactggGATTACCAAAATAATTTCCAAAGACCAGAATAGGAAACAGgggtttaaagaaaatgtttctttaaattcagaagtttaccCACACTTTATCACTATTTGATTGAATTGCCTGTAAGCAGTGAGTGTTCCTTCCACAAGCCTCTTACAATGgtttcttagacttagacttagacaactttatttgtcattcggtaTGCACAAAGTGGGTACAGAAAGAAATTTCGTTtcgtacagcttttgtaaatcgcactagaagttaaattacagttttaggtgcggcagagatttagaagtaaacagtagattttaaatatacagtatacaaacaattgaaatgtaacaaaaaagagacattatttatgtacagattggattgtgcaagggcatttttgcatgaatgcatttgtttgtgCAATTTTAAGACTAGGAGTCCAATAGCATTTTTGATGCTATATgagctgcaatgatgcaaaaatgtgcaaaaaatgcaaacgTGTGAATATATGAGCTACAATGAtgctaaaatgtgcaaaaaaaaaaaatgcaaatgtgcaGAGTTTGTGGGTTGCAGTTTGGCAGTTCAACAGTTTCCACACCTTTGCAGTGCTGTCAGACAGATGTCTCCAAAAATCAAGGTCTTTGTCGCTGTTTGGAGGTAAGAGCAGACACTACATAACAGTTGTCCATCACAGAGACGTAACAATTATACGTAAGGGCAATGTCAGAGCTAACAATTAACATAAAAGTCatggttttggactgtgggtgGAAGCTGGAGTGCCCGGAAAAACGGGAAAAACGTGCAACCTCCA
This Fundulus heteroclitus isolate FHET01 chromosome 19, MU-UCD_Fhet_4.1, whole genome shotgun sequence DNA region includes the following protein-coding sequences:
- the znf593 gene encoding zinc finger protein 593, coding for MGKSKQIGNHNSDKKKNISKKWKTKRRTKDLDQIHSDMKPETAARLLRQEVDYDVTGCAQHYCLHCARYFVDMRSLKEHFRTKLHKKRLKQLREEPYTQAEAERAAGMGSYIPPKTVEVQTQPIEEDMD
- the selenon gene encoding LOW QUALITY PROTEIN: selenoprotein N (The sequence of the model RefSeq protein was modified relative to this genomic sequence to represent the inferred CDS: deleted 1 base in 1 codon), yielding MAADVDKTSPERERRNGHNGQKSPGPGSWFRRGMWTLLVVCGVPLVALGIKHYQDSQLLKRHEEAVRALGTEGLFLFSSLDTDHDLHLSPEEFKPIAEKLTGISAPVDVEEDVADDPNGETLVLEAKMQPLLLDSMTKSRDGFLGVSHSSLSGLRSWTSPAVPSSSFPASQFRVFLPPKGRGEVGDTWWLIPSELNIFTGYLPNNRYHPPTPRGKEVLIHSLLSMFHPRPFIKSRFAPQGTVACIRAKSDFYYDVVFRIHAEFQLNDVPNFPFWFTPGQFTGNIVLSKDASHVRHFRLHVPSNRSLNVDMEWLYGASESSNMEVDIGYLPQLELQSTGPSTPSVIVDEEGNVIDSRHGGGEPIQFVFEEIHWTSEISEEEALRRLEVTFYPFKKVPYLPFAEAFERAAAEKKLVHSILLWGALDDQSCUGSGRTLRETVLESSPVLALLNQSFVSSWSLVRELENMQADEENPALSEKARLHLEKYSFPVEMLVALPNGTIVHHINANYFLDQTAMKPEDEGATFSFSGAFEDPSTSTYINFLKEGLEKAKDYVSQ